catgattgtttatttaacttagagcccatattacttgtcttctcctgtttattgaatgcttgcagattctagcttagtccaatgcacgtgcactcttattattattcacatcgttcggtcatgcaagtgaaaggcaataatgatgatatatgatggacttattgggatgagaaaagctggtatgaactcgacctctcttgtttttgtaaatatgatgattcatcattctgagttagctattatgaagtaagcatatttgcaatgacatttagagattatagttgcttgtgccatgcttgattagctatgagttataatggtttaccttgcgtgccaacatgctattagaatgatcatgatgtggtatgatgggatggtatcctcctttaaatgaattgagtgactagacttggcacatgttcacgcatgcagttgaatcaaatcaacatagccttcatgatatttatgttcatggtatattatatcctactcatgcttgtattcggtgtaaattaattttaatgcatgtttacgactgttgtcgctctcccagttggtcgcttcccagtcttttgctagccttcacctgtactaagcgggaatactgcttgtgcatccaaactccttaaaccccaaagttgttctatatgagtccactatacctacctatatgcggtatttacctgccgttccaagtaaatttgtatgtgccaaactccaaaccttcaaatgaaattctgttttgtatgctcgagcagctcatgtctcaactaggcctgcccttatcttccatgttaggcggttattctcaagaggagtggactccgctcctcattcacgagaaaatggctggtcaccgggatgcccagtcccatgctttatgcaaactaaatcaaaataattgcaaacaaaactccccctgggacccgttgaatgttggaggcactcgttgtttcgagcaagccatggattgatgcctgtggaggagggggactataaactttaccattctgtttgggaaccgcctataatttgtttagcatggaagatatcgtcatctcatagttgttgcgttgacagcaaaagtatgccgctcaaaatgttattcaatcactattttaaaaccgagctctggcacctctacaaatccctgcttccctctacgaagggcctatctatttacttttatgttgagtcatcatccttcttattaaaaagcacccgctggagagcacactgtcgtttgcattcattataattggtttatattgggtatgacttgactggatctcttttaccatgaattacaatgtttagttagtccttgatctttaaaggtgctctgtatttatgttttgcagtctcagaaagggctagcgagataccactttgttatatcatgttatgattattttgagaaagtgttgtcatccgagttttattattatagctcgctagctgattatgctattgatatgagtaattgtgagacctttgtgttattgttagtaCGGTTaggtcataatatttgctgaaacttgaatgctggcttttcatgttacaacaacaagagcaaacagagtttgtaaaagtttttctttttctctttcagtttgtcaactgaactgcttgaggacaagcaagggtttaagcttggggagttgatacgtctccgtcgtatctacttttccaaacacttttgcccttgttttggactctaacttgtatgatttgaatggaactaacccgaactgacgctgtttttagcagaattgccatgatgttgttttatgtgcaaaaaataaaagttctcggaacgacctgaaactccacgaaatatcttagaataaataatcaaaaatcctcgccaaagatgaagaccagggggcccacaccctgtccacgagggtggggggcgcgccccccgccctagggcacgccccctacctcgtgggcccctggtggccctccgacgccaactccaactccatatattggctttcggggagaaaaaaacaagggataagaaatcatcgcgttttatgatacggagccgcgccaagccctaatctctctcgggagggctgatctggagtccgttcggggctccggagagggggattcgtcgccgtcgtcatcatcaaccatcctccatcaccaatttcatgatgctcaccgccgtgggtgagtaattccatcgtaggcttgctgaacggtgatgggttggatgatatttatcatgtaatcgagttagttctgttagggtttgatccctagtatccactatgttctaagattgatgttgttgtgactttgctatgcttaatgcttgtcactagggcccgagtgccatgatttcagatctgaacctattatgttttcatgaatatatgtgagttcttgatcctatcttgcaagtctatagtcacctactatgtattatgatccggcaaccccgaagtgagaataatcggaaccactcccggtgatgaccatagtttgaggagttcatgtattcactatgtgctaatgctttgttcccgttctctattaaaaggaggccttaatatcccttagtttccaataggaccccgctgccacgggagggtaggacaaaagatgtcatgcaagttcttttccataagcacgtatgactatattcgaaatacatgcctacattacattgatgaactggagctagttctatgtcaccctatgttatgactgttacatgacgaaccacatccggcataattatccatcactggtccggtgcctacgagttttccatatactggttcttgcttatttacttttccgttgctactgttacaatcaatacaaaataccaaaaacattacttttgttgtctttacttttgttactgttaccaccactatcatattactttgctactaaacactttgctgcagatactaagtttccaggtgtggttgaattgacaactcagctgctaatacttgagaatattctttggctccccttgtgtcgaatcaataaatttgggttgaatactctaccctcaaaaattgttgcgatcctctatacttgtgggttatcaccagacCTGCAAGAAGAGCATACAGGTATATGGGGATCTCAGTGGCACCCATCTCTCATGCGCCAAGATGCCGGACGGACAGTCgtcgccttccactcattggaattGGCCGCAAGGGCATGGCGGACCTTGTCCAGCCCCTCTTGGTTGATCACCGTCGACTACTCAAGAGTTGGCCCCAAGGACGGCGGAGGCCTGGCCGGGGCGCCCggcttccccttcttccttcttggCTGAGGGGCCATGGCGGACATCGAGAAAGGGGCGAGGCGCCAACGCCGGATCTACGCCCGGAGCAACAAGATTGGGAAGGGGAGAAGCAAAGACCGAACGCGGTAATCTGCGAAGAGCGAGCTGTTCTGGCACGGGCGACTACTGGGCCTGGCGAATATCAAGGTGGCATGGGGTAGTGGAGgtacccacgtcccatcaatcgccacgcatcatcaaggccgtaggcggttagggcccgcggcactccgcacttgccccttggcttcgcctggaagccaagtcggagcgtgccttgggctcgggggctactgtcggtgttctgaatatgggggtatccagactttcctgcctgcggcccaccatgtggctccatcgacagcctggtacggcccggttttgacatcaacaactcaagacccttgtgaggggccaagcctcgcgaggcggacaacgccaagacccccgaggggatcagccttctcaggctggctcccgaggggaggagagttctatgcaaggtatacctcacgaggctcagctgacgtgagccgtgacgaccaaggccaggcgggcgccagcgggcgcagggtgccagtttcctcttcggtgcggaggcaagccacaggcgcggagtcccgaggaatcagtcaaaggtttccattctggtccaacaagaccaagaccgccaggacagcaggacaAAGGTCATCGCTaagcccaccgcagtgtcacgaccagaggcttttcgcaggcgaagactacttttgtcaggataagatgtactacttgtcccctttcaaatccggccgttgtgggatcccttcccgccaacatttgggaagaggaccaaggccgctataaataggaactagccaccaccatagaggggcatcTAGTTCAGATCCCatcagctctcttgagctcaagaacacctcacctcctgaggccagttcatccactgtactagttcatcctcagcccttcgaggcaatccaccaaaacgctggagtagggtattacactgcaaggtggcccgaactaggataaacgGTTGcatctctttgtctcttcgagcttctcgtgctaggcttaggagactcgcgagtaggcaggctgggtaggttgagatttccgcacgcaccccagagttcgaacctctcaagggtctgcgaaaCCCGTAATCTGACAGTTGTTTGGAGAAAATACATTCAAGATGAactctgtttcaaaaaaaattgttaaaagaattgatgatatgatgcatgttggaggattttattttgatatgatgcatgttgatatgatgtgaACATGCTTAATATGCTGTTGGAGGAACATGcttaagatgaaccctagttcatttaACCAAGATTTTTTTATGTATGCTTGTGATGCTTttgtttatgaaattttattaaggcggacacctcttgcggacaacatcggccCACGATACTCCATGCTTGACTACGCATGCGACAAGGTCATCGTGCCCGTTTCATAGAGAATGGAGTGGTAAGCAATATGAAGGAAATATTGATCAAAGTTTTCAGATTGATGAAAATAAGTTCCTATCTTGTCGTCCACTTTTTGGCAGATGCtccagccactgcgcatgaggggtcacgggGTTGCCGGGAATATGGACTACGACGAGCGCTACGCGTCGTACTTCAAGAGAGCCCAACTGTTGGGTTTCGTGTTGCAGTTCAAGCGTCAGCCGCCGATGCTTGTCCATGCAGCTATGACAGCTTTGATTGACCGGTGGCgaccggagacccattctttccatctCCCATGTGGGGAGATGATGGTGACCCTCGAGGATTGGGCAATGATTACTGCCATGCCGATCGATGGTCAAGCACTCACCGGGCGAGTGGAGAGGACCAATTGGAAGCAGACGGTTACCACCCTCATTGGCGACTGCCCCGATGCTAAGGGTAACCGTACATCCGGTGTACCGTTGCGCTGGCTCTCGGAGCACCGGAAGACATGCCCTGAAGACGCCGATGAGACGACTGTGGAGTGGTACGCGATGGCCTACCTGCGATATCTTCTCACGGAGGTCATGTTTCTAGACAGCTTCGGAAACTCTGCCAACTGGTCGTATCTGTTCTTCCTAGCCgactgggatgcagggtacagttgggggaccgcatctctcgcctacctataccgttcggtaagagagTATCTCATTGCCTACCTACGAAAGTATGTCCATGGCATTTTGttatatctgatcctcatttgatgTTTTGCGGCTTGACGACGCAACCCAGAGGAcgggagacaagtccaatatgggtggctttgtctggggcctctccatttggatgtggaAGCGGCTGCCGGTGGGGCGTCCGGAGAAGCTGCCAAGACGCCCATGGGGTGCCTATGGCGAGGACGACGGCGCTACTCGACACCCCACCGTAGCTTACGAgtgggacgttgtcaaactctacacgggcctaaacaagacttcatACAAGGCCTACACCAACAAGATCTACGCTTTAACGATTACGCAGGTATATGAACTCGCTCACCaactttctctttgattccacTTTTGATCGAGAGTGAGAACTTACCAATGTATATGTAATAGGTAAACTGATGGCCGTATCATGACCGAGAGTGGGACTTCGATCTGAACGTGATGTGCGATGCGAACCGTGGTCTTTGGCCTAtcacgaggaagaggaggatgagAGCAATGGGGAGGAGGGGTACGATGAAGATTACGGACCTCCACCAACTCAATCATCTCAACCATCTCAGCTGCCGAGAGGAATCCAAAGAAGAGGGATTTTCTGAGTCCGGACCCTTTCCAGAGACCGGTTACTCGACGACCCAAGAAAAAGACTGAAGAGACTCGTTCAAAGAGGAACGAGGACCGTACCTCCAAGAGGGGAGGGATCAATTAAATTCTGCTCTTGGATACTTGGCTCTTGTAGTTGAAATGTATAGTGGTTGtgaactatgtgtttgctatttgaactatgtgtttgctatttgtgaaactatgtgtttgctatttgtgaaacAATGTGGAACTCCATTTGCAATGTTGAACTAAGTAGTTGAACTTCGTTTGCTTATTATGCACAAATTTATGTGGAACTCCGTTTGACATGTCTATTTAGTTCAACTTTTATTAATGTGTATGTGATGCCAAAGTTTAATTGTTTGATATCTGGGTTTTTTTTACTCTATATCATTATTGTGATATTGTTTTCGAAAAGAAGCAAGCAATTAAACTTGAAAAGTGGCAAACACAGGACCCTACCGTCAagtgccctggcggtagggtcagacGGCCTACCGCCAACACAAGACCCTGCGATTTTTCGTTACAGAAGCTTTCGGAGGCAAAAACCCAAGCCATACCCTATCGTCACTTCGTCAGGGGTGCTGGCagtagggttagacagcctactGCCAGGGTCCTGGCGGTAGGGTGCTAATCCACGTCAGCATGTGGAGacggccgccgtccccctccgtcgcaTCCTACTGCCACGGATCCTGGCGGTAGGTTGTCTAACCCTACCGACAGCatccctggcggtagcaaaagagTCAAATCCCGAAAAAAAAATTCCAACCGGGGTGAGATCCTGAATTGCTAtgcgaaaagggtcaaaacacgaaattttggcGCGCAACGGCCCCGGAAGGCGGAAACAAACCAGTGTTCGTAAACGAAACTCGAAAGCGTAAACCACATTTGCAACGGGGAGGCGCCTACGAGCGGCATGGAGTGCATGTGCATGTGTCGAACGGAGATGGAGCAAGGGCAACCGGGCAAGCCAATCGCGCCCGCACCGCCACGGCGGAGCGGCTGTGGCACACGTGACGCGATCTGCGTCTGGGCATGGGATTTGCCAGATGCGCGCGCGCCACCGCATGCGAGGTGTCATATCGCCCCTCTATCCACCACCACGAGCGCACGACGCAGGCAAAAGACAACCCGGGTATACGCCGCCCCTATGACCGCCAGGGACACCACGCACCGCCGGCCTCcatgggacccacgcgtcagccacgGGAAGGTGCCCAGATCGTCTCTACTTTCTTTCTTCTTTTGTGAATGTCGAcacgggggagggagggagggaccgCAAGCCGTTGCATCTATCTAACCACCGGGGGGGCGGGGCCAACGACCTTTGCTTCCCCTTGCCGCATGTTCCCCTCACGTCCTCCTCACCCTCTTCCACTCCCCACCGCTCACCATCGTCGTTGTCGCGCGCTCGCTCTCCCTCGGAGCTCCCCGTGATTCCTCCCATGGACGGGCTGCCTGGGGAGCTGTGCTTCAAGATCTTCCACCTCCTCGATCACCAGTCCCTCGCCGCCGCTCCCCGAGGTTCGCTCGCCGCCTTTGATCAAACTCCTCCGTTACTTCTTATATATGTCGACATCCTATTATCAGCTACTCTACCAAAAGTCCTCCGTTGCTTCTTATGTTGCCATGGCATCCTTCTTGGTTCTTCTTCGGCAGTCAAAAAGTCTCCGTTACTCCTTGTGTTATCATGGCATTTCCTGTTCTTCTTGTGTAGCATAATTCAGAGCTTGTGGTGGCCTGAATTGGCCGAACTGTTCAGTCTGCAGGAAGTGGAACGCGTTGACCTGCGACGACGAGCTGTGGCGCAAGCTGTTCGAGGACCGGTGGGGAGCAGACGCCACGGCCTTCTACGCGCCGGAGCCGGAGGGCGCCAAGCCCTGGAAGGACGTCTTCGTCGTGCAGGACCGATGCGACCGATACGGCCTGTAAGTTCTTCAACACATACTGAGACTTCACTACGCTACCTCAGAGTTCAGCATAGCATACGTGAGTGAGTTTTACAGGTGGTATGTGAGCAACTCTGAAGGTCATTCAACCCCTCTCTTGTGTTGCCTCCAGGGGCGTCAGGATCATCAGGGAAGGAAACGACTACTACCTGATCTACCAAGGCGAGATCCAGAGCTACCTGGGCACGAGCTGCGACGCCAAGGATGCGCAGCCGCAGGGTGCTGAAGCCGAGAAGAGGCAGATATCTGACCGGATCCTCTTCTTCCTGGGGGACTTGGAGACTGCTTATGCAGACGCCAAGCGTGTCAAGGTGTGACCGCGTCGTTCATTACACAAAACTGTTGAAATGTCTGTAAAATTCTTGTCCTTGCTTTGCATAGCTCGTGCATAAGGTTGTATCTAGTCTACGTACAGACATCCCATAGTGTTTCACCGTCGTATTCTTCGTCTGGAAATTACAGTTCAGATGCTCACCTTTTACTAATCTTCTTGCAGTTGCCAAACCGCAGATAATGTACGATACAGTTATTCAGTCGCTTATTCTTGTAATAGCAGTAATGAAACAGTGGTGAAGGGTAACAAATTAATGAGTGTCACCGTCTTTCATCAAATATAACTCTACTTGTTCAGCCTCATACGGATAAAATAAGCAATCTCTGCTAATCAGGTGGATGTTTTACGCCACGGAACTTACATATTCAAATGCCAACTAGTCAATGGTAAAATTGGTGCAAGTGCAGCGCTGCATATGAACCTCAATCAGTTATAACATGGGTAAGACTGTTTTACTGCTTGCTGCTTCGGCTGAATTAGCATTTGAGGGCAGCTCTTGCCATTTCCAAGGCTCCCTCGTAGGTCTTGTTCCCACCAATGAAGCCACTCATATGGATGAACACACAGCCAGGGATGCCGGTTTCCTTGGACAGTTCATCATCTCTCATACCCCTCCACTTCTCTGGGAGAGCCTTTCGGCTCTCGAATCTGTCAGGTGCAACAGAGACGGCCTGCACTCGCCAGCCTTTGCTCCTCTCATCCTGCAGTTATGCGGACCAAGTCAACATATGTATGAATATCTGGTGAAACAAGAAACATGCCAGGAAGAAACAGGTTgcaacaacaaaaacaaaaacatgCCAAGAAAGTTGATCGCACAGCTGGCTGCAAAACTGCCAGCATTACTACAACTTGAAAGCATTACACCACTTCTTCTCCAGATTAGCATTTTGGTGGTTACTATGCACAAATGTACTCACACTGTCCAAAGAAAACTGAAAGGGGCCACATTTCTTACCTCATACAGCACATACTTGGTCAGAGGGTCAGTCTTCAGCTCCTCCTCTAGCTCAAATAGATGAAGTTTCCACTGCCATAATGGAGAAGCGTTCAGGTTACATGCACTGGAACTTTCAGTATTATCACATCACACTTCAATACGTCAGGCAGTTGATAATTAAATAAAGCAGTTGCTGAAATAAGTTTAAAGAATAAGAAACATAAATCTAGTAATAAATACTATTGAATAGCTAATGCAAACGGCAAGAAAGCAGCAACCATCAGGGGCCGGTACTTAGAAGCATCGGCTAAAGTTCTTATTAACAGTTTTCAACACTTTTGCAGCACGATAAAACCATGGTTTAAGGTGGAAAGCGCAAAAATATTGAGCACACTAAAGACTGAAATAACCAAATCAGGTATAACATTTGATCATTTCTGGCTTCGATGTGCATCAGAGACCAACAGTACAAAAACACAGTTGTGCATAGGACAAAAATGGATATAGTCCAAAAACTACCAAGATCTTACCGGGCAGAATCTATCTAAAACCATGATTTCTCCACTTGGATCAACATTTCCTCTTGACAGCAAACACTCCATGACAATAGATCTTGCAGGTAGCCACGACTTAACATGAAAGCGGACACTCTGGCAATGAAAGCGAAAATATAGTCATACAAACAGGAGATGTTCTGCGCAGGGACTAAAGGAATTTGGGACAACTCCATTTGGAAAAAAGGGCAAGGATATAGCACACATAATTTAATAAGTCCTTAAGCAGTGCATGACCAAAACACGTCAACTGGCTGAACAGGCATAAGTCCTACCTCCATAAACTCACTTCCGGCAAGAGCCATTGCCTTTTGAAATGCGGCATTTTCCTTCTCAGGTGATTGATCTGGATCAGTCCAGTCTGGATTAAGGCGCCCAACACGTGAAGACAAGTGTGTATTGTTCACATACTTGGGGGTTTGCTCTGTGTCATATTGATTGATTCCATTATCGATTGCATCAAGTGCCTGTTACACAAAAGATATTGCTTCTTTGGCACATCATATTGTATTTGGTAATTAAGACAAATAGTAGACAAACAAACATGCGAATAAAATAAGGAAGGACAACAGGATGTGTCTCGGAAAATTGATGCCAGATGTCAATTCATGTATTGAGGCTCTCTACGCCTTATTAACTTGCAAACTATTGAGCGCAAGTATAGAACTTGTCAACTGATTGATAATGTAGGCCTATATTACCTCTTTTCTGCCTAGAAGAAACATCTCTGAACCACACAGCCGGCTACAAGCGGCCGACTGCGACAGTGTTTAGCCAACATACAGTGCATCTTCCAAACTGACTCCGATAAAGCCAAACCACATCTATATATGTCAAAGCTAACTGCAGACTCTAACACAGGAAACAGTTCTGGACAAACTGTAGATTCTGGAACTCCCTCCCTAAGTATCCCTATGTTAACGCAACCCTAAGATCATAAATTACTTTTTTTTTAACTAAGCTCACAAATTTCACAGCTGGTACTGCTGATTCCTAGTCAACAGTCATGCTCCTATCCTTAAATCGAAGTTTCCATATTAAAAAAGTAAATATATAAATTTCACGGCTGGTTATGAGTTTAGATTCACACCTCAACAAAGCTTTTGTATATGGCAAGATACACGCGGTGAACATCTTCATGGTCCTCATTAAGCTGAAGCTCCTTTGCAATTATCTCCTTACCAAAATGCTGCAGTATAAAAAAAACAAATGATAAGCAAACCATCATTCAACATTTGGGAGACAAAGTAGCAGTTACAGTCGATAATTTCCAACATATAAACTTTGATGAACTGGCAAATTGTGAAAAGGCTGTGCGTACATACAAGACAAGTGTGCTATGAAAATTCACAACATCCAGCAACATATCCCCCAACGAATCCACCTAGTTATGTAGTTCGATTGGGACCCATTTGAGCAGATGTTGCCAATTttatcacatactccctccgtcccataatatatgggcgtttttgacactacactagtgtaaaaaacgctcttatattatggggcgaAGGGAGTAGCTTCTAATGGAAAAGAATTATTGTTTCAACACCTTCATCGTCTATGGGAAGTACCTTGTAAACAAGCCCAGCACTGCTAAGTTTTGTGTTAAAGCCATGTCCAAAGACCTCGTTGAAGCCCTTCTGGTGATGATCATAGCGATGCCGGCTGGGATCATAGACCCCACCAACGTCAAGCACAGCCTCCAGCGAATCAAGGATCTAGAATGAAGTTCCAAAAGAAAAAGTAACACACAAATAAGCGCATGATAACGGAATACAATAAATGACAGTGCATATTTTTAAATATTTttgctgtatcatatacaagtggGATTTCGTAAGCAAATCATCCAACCAGATGAAGTGCGGGCGCCCACATTAAGACAACTTCATAGTCTCACCCAACAATAATTGTGGCACTGACACGAATTTACAAACTAATAAGGGCCAGGAGATGAGGAATTATGCTATTGTAGTCCATAGACAAGAAAACATCTTAACTACAAGGCACACTTAGCATGAGATGTGGGCAAGATGGAGTTCATGACTttccgtactactccctccgttcctaaatataagtcttttt
Above is a window of Triticum aestivum cultivar Chinese Spring chromosome 6B, IWGSC CS RefSeq v2.1, whole genome shotgun sequence DNA encoding:
- the LOC123137808 gene encoding MYG1 protein C694.04c — its product is MLAACAWRLSQRAVTFLPRVRPQILNPFPMAAAAGATSPKRLRVYSSAAGDADSFNGAGNGRRVGTHNGSFHCDEALGCFLIRLTSQFAGADVVRTRDSQILDSLEAVLDVGGVYDPSRHRYDHHQKGFNEVFGHGFNTKLSSAGLVYKHFGKEIIAKELQLNEDHEDVHRVYLAIYKSFVEALDAIDNGINQYDTEQTPKYVNNTHLSSRVGRLNPDWTDPDQSPEKENAAFQKAMALAGSEFMESVRFHVKSWLPARSIVMECLLSRGNVDPSGEIMVLDRFCPWKLHLFELEEELKTDPLTKYVLYEDERSKGWRVQAVSVAPDRFESRKALPEKWRGMRDDELSKETGIPGCVFIHMSGFIGGNKTYEGALEMARAALKC
- the LOC123137810 gene encoding uncharacterized protein gives rise to the protein MDGLPGELCFKIFHLLDHQSLAAAPRVCRKWNALTCDDELWRKLFEDRWGADATAFYAPEPEGAKPWKDVFVVQDRCDRYGLGVRIIREGNDYYLIYQGEIQSYLGTSCDAKDAQPQGAEAEKRQISDRILFFLGDLETAYADAKRVKV